In one Lolium rigidum isolate FL_2022 chromosome 3, APGP_CSIRO_Lrig_0.1, whole genome shotgun sequence genomic region, the following are encoded:
- the LOC124696359 gene encoding chaperone protein dnaJ 8, chloroplastic-like yields MATVAGGAALHLRVPSPALEPVRRQRMASNSIRCGRVRGAATARSAGGVEEDHYRTLRLAPGATRGEVKKAFHRLALQYHPDVVRRRDGGDDNDGVDFQRINVAYQTVMGNVREAEARLEDWRARYGLADEDLERYRRCLNDEDEDDLFADF; encoded by the coding sequence ATGGCCACCGTCGCCGGAGGAGCAGCGCTGCACCTGCGCGTCCCGTCGCCAGCGTTGGAGCCGGTGCGACGACAACGAATGGCTTCGAATTCGATAAGGTGCGGCCGCGTGCgcggggcggcgacggcgaggtccgCGGGCGGGGTGGAGGAGGACCACTACCGCACGCTGAGGCTGGCGccgggggccacgaggggcgagGTCAAGAAGGCCTTCCACCGCCTCGCGCTGCAGTACCACCCGGACGTCGTGCGCcggcgcgacggcggcgacgacaacGACGGCGTGGACTTCCAGCGGATCAACGTGGCGTACCAGACGGTGATGGGCAACGTGCGGGAGGCGGAGGCCAGGCTCGAGGACTGGCGCGCTCGGTACGGCCTCGCCGACGaggacctcgagcggtaccgccgcTGCCtcaacgacgaggacgaggacgacttgTTCGCCGACTTCTGA
- the LOC124696360 gene encoding uncharacterized protein LOC124696360 produces the protein MAAASAAAGAACRRAVSYTLLGPPAESLRAAAAAATAAAPATGDQFVDLLDANFNKPPPTPPAKTRTENNSPTFSTSGDPCLDFFFHVVPGTPPESVSSLLADAWAKEPTTALRLACNLRGVGGTGKSDREGFYAAALWMHTCHPATLALNARSVAEFGYLKDLPELLHRIIHGGVSTRTPGKQAAQKGGIVAGLHRSPSSGTPHRWKPSLPASTSDARVAASNRRDQEISAQAAVERHKKRADAAARAVERYARDPNYRLLHDMTADLFADLLAEDMKKLSEGNLDLSLASKWCPSVDTCYDYSTLLCEAIARRLFPKGSAPQLPEDLPDAHYAYRARELLRKEAYVPLRHALKLPEIFISAREWGKVVYTRVASIAMKNYKDLFLEHDNARFSQYLADVKSGKVKIAAGGLLPHEILATAHIDNEVSELQWQRTVDDLLAFGELNNCLAVCDVSGSMRGEPMDVCVALGLLLSELCDEPWRHRVITFSSRPQLHHVEGETLWEKCQFIRQMDWNMNTDFQAVFDQLLQVAVAGNLPPERMVKKLFVFSDMEFDQASSRPWETDYEAITRKYSEAGYGEAVPQIVFWNLRYSYSVPVTAEQKGVALVSGFSKNMLKIFLGGANIPTPRDVMDKAISGPEYEKLVVFD, from the exons atggcggcggcgtcggcggcggcaggggcggcGTGCCGCAGGGCCGTCTCGTACACCCTCCTCGGACCGCCTGCTGAGAGCCTCCGCGCTGCAGCTGCGGCGGCCACCGCGGCTGCGCCCGCTACTGGCGATCAGTTCGTTGACCTGCTCGACGCCAACTTCAACAAGCCGCCCCCAACGCCACCGGCGAAGACGCGCACCGAGAACAACTCACCGACGTTCTCCACCTCAGGGGACCcctgcctggacttcttcttccacgtcgtccccggcaccccgccggagtccGTGTCCTCCCTTCTCGCCGACGCCTGGGCCAAAGAGCCGACCACCGCACTCCGCCTCGCCTGCAACCTTCGCGGCGTCGGAGGCACGGGCAAGTCCGACAGGGAGGGCTTCTACGCCGCCGCGCTCTGGATGCACACCTGCCACCCGGCCACACTCGCCCTCAACGCGCGCTCCGTCGCCGAGTTCGGATACCTCAAGGACCTTCCCGAGCTCCTCCACCGCATCATTCACGGCGGCGTCTCCACCAGGACCCCCGGAAAGCAGGCCGCCCAGAAAGGTGGGATCGTCGCTGGCTTACACCGCTCACCATCATCAGGTACGCCGCATCGCTGGAAGCCGAGCCTCCCCGCGAGCACTAGTGACGCGCGCGTCGCTGCGAGTAATAGGCGCGACCAGGAGATCTCCGCCCAGGCTGCCGTCGAGCGTCACAAGaagcgcgcggacgccgcggccaGAGCCGTCGAGAGGTACGCCCGGGACCCCAACTACCGCCTTCTGCACGACATGACGGCGGATCTGTTCGCCGACCTCCTCGCCGAGGACATGAAGAAGCTATCGGAGGGCAATCTCGATCTCTCGCTCGCCTCCAAGTGGTGCCCGTCGGTCGACACCTGCTACGACTACTCCACACTGCTCTGCGAGGCCATCGCTCGCCGCCTCTTCCCCAAGGGCTCGGCGCCCCAGCTCCCAGAGGACTTGCCGGATGCGCACTACGCCTACCGCGCGCGCGAGCTCCTCCGCAAGGAGGCGTACGTGCCGCTGCGCCACGCCCTCAAGCTCCCCGAGATCTTCATCTCGGCTCGCGAATGGGGGAAAGTGGTGTACACGCGCGTGGCCTCCATCGCCATGAAGAACTACAAGGACCTCTTCCTCGAGCACGACAACGCCCGCTTCAGCCAATACCTCGCCGACGTCAAGTCCGGTAAGGTGAAGATTGCGGCGGGCGGCCTGCTGCCGCACGAGATCCTGGCCACTGCCCACATAGACAATGAAGTGTCCGAGCTGCAGTGGCAGCGTACTGTGGATGATCTGTTGGCCTTTGGAGAGCTCAACAACTGCCTTGCCGTGTGCGACGTGTCGGGCAGCATGCGCGGCGAGCCGATGGACGTCTGCGTCGCGCTCGGCCTCCTGCTCTCGGAGCTCTGTGATGAACCGTGGCGCCACCGCGTCATTACCTTCAGCAGCCGGCCACAGCTGCACCACGTCGAGGGGGAGACCCTTTGGGAGAAGTGCCAGTTTATCCGTCAGATGGACTGGAACATGAACACCGACTTCCAGGCGGTGTTCGACCAGCTCCTACAGGTAGCGGTCGCCGGCAACCTGCCTCCGGAGCGCATGGTGAAGAAGCTCTTCGTTTTCAGCGACATGGAGTTCGACCAGGCGTCCTCCAGGCCGTGGGAGACGGACTACGAGGCGATCACGAGGAAGTACTCCGAGGCCGGGTACGGAGAGGCCGTGCCGCAGATTGTCTTTTGGAACCTGCGCTACTCGTACTCGGTGCCGGTGACGGCGGAGCAGAAGGGGGTGGCGCTGGTCAGCGGCTTCTCCAAGAACATGCTGAAGATATTcctcggcggcg CAAACATCCCAACGCCGAGGGACGTCATGGATAAGGCAATCTCCGGGCCGGAATACGAGAAGCTCGTCGTGTTCGACTGA